Proteins from one Aspergillus nidulans FGSC A4 chromosome VIII genomic window:
- a CDS encoding uncharacterized protein (transcript_id=CADANIAT00001090) codes for MPLFRRTSMSSSSHSSIDDPNTHTHTHRKSGRLFGHRGSHSSGHSSSSAGVRTGSTRRGYGTSNYGHSSHGSRGHGLFRNKHTEDPSIIAAKERVMHAEEAERAADQALRASRLAVQEARTNVRELERDAKEEARLAKFKQKEARNISKRAKPLGLRSYGAIQVDRKFWFFQLNQKRIFLRRAGGSLS; via the exons ATGCCCCTCTTCCGCCGCACCTCCAtgtcaagctcctcccacTCGAGCATCGACGACCCAAACACACATACCCACACGCACCGCAAATCAGGCAGGCTCTTTGGTCACCGCGGCTCACATTCTAGCGGGCAtagctcctccagcgccggcgtCAGGACCGGCTCTACGAGACGCGGATACGGTACGAGCAACTACGGCCATAGCAGTCACGGCAGCCGCGGCCACGGCCTCTTCCGAAACAAGCACACTGAAGATCCGTCCATTATCGCTGCCAAGGAACGCGTTATGCACGctgaggaggcagagagagCTGCGGACCAAGCGCTCCGTGCAAGCCGGTTGGCAGTCCAGGAGGCGAGGACTAACGTGAGAGAGTTGGAACGGGAtgcgaaggaggaggcgcgACTCGCCAAGTTCAAGCAAAAGGAAGCCAGGAATATCTCGAAGAGAGCAAAACCGCTTGGCC TTCGCTCATATGGTGCTATCCAGGTTGACCGGAAATTTTGGTTTTTTCAACTCAACCAAAAGCGTATCTTTTTGAGGAGAGCCGGAGGCAGTCTGTCATAA
- a CDS encoding sulfotransferase family protein (transcript_id=CADANIAT00001091), producing MGQTASVPKPGTQIQVIGAGLPRTGTTSFSAALAILLDSPVYHINTQITAGHPTEIKAWIHILHAWVNGDRTAVLSLLRSRLTGYAAVTDTPGCQLIPELLDLYPHAKVICTVRDPEAWERSMMQAHGMTVFWFLRILLLPQPGMRHFVDFTWLVRRLWSGRYADGRRLNSVKNVRETLPTRETYARHLAWLRDVVPADRLVMFDVREGWGPLCEVLGKELPPSDVPFPHENDSARIERTARYHIRRALLEYKRPMHC from the exons ATGGGTCAAACGGCCTCAGTCCCCAAGCCAGGAACTCAGATCCAAGTCATTGGAGCCGGGCTGCCTCGTACTGGGACCACGTCCTTCAGCGCCGCCCTGGCCATCCTCCTCGACAGCCCGGTCTACCACATCAACACCCAGATAACCGCCGGACACCCTACCGAGATAAAAGCATGGATTCACATCCTCCACGCTTGGGTCAATGGCGACCGCACCGCCGTCTTGTCCCTGCTTAGATCCCGTCTTACCGGCTACGCAGCCGTCACCGACACTCCGGGCTGTCAGCTTATCCCAGAACTACTAGACCTCTACCCACACGCCAAGGTCATCTGTACCGTGCGAGATCCGGAAGCGTGGGAGCGGAGCATGATGCAGGCTCATGGCATGACGGTCTTTTGGTTCCTCAGAATCCTTCTCCTCCCGCAACCAGGGATGAGACATTTCGTAGACTTCACCTGGTTGGTGCGACGGCTGTGGAGCGGTCGGTATGCGGACGGTCGGCGATTGAACTCAGTAAAGAACGTACGCGAGACGCTGCCCACTCGCGAGACGTATGCGCGACATCTGGCGTGGCTAAGGGACGTTGTCCCCGCGGACCGGCTGGTGATGTTCGACGTGAGAGAGGGCTGGGGGCCGCTGTGTGAAGTTCTGGGAAAAGAGCTTCCTCCTAGTGATGTACCCTTTCCGCATGAGAATGATTCAGCTAGGATTGAGCGAACGGCTAGATATCATATCCGGAGGGCTTTG CTGGAGTACAAGCGACCAATGCATTGTTAG